The Oncorhynchus mykiss isolate Arlee chromosome 20, USDA_OmykA_1.1, whole genome shotgun sequence genome includes a region encoding these proteins:
- the LOC118942016 gene encoding leucine-rich repeat extensin-like protein 1 gives MADAPEPLLLWKAQTITRPPAFNHHPRAQTITRPPAFNHHPRAQTITRPPAFNHHPRAQTITRSTAFNHHPRAQTITRPPAFNHHPRAQTITRSTAFNHHPRAQTITRPTAFNHHPRARTITRPLRSTTIREPRPLPDLLRSTTIQEPRPSPDPCVQPPSESPDHYQTPCVQPPSESPDHYQTYCVQPPSKSPDHYQIYCIQPPSESPDHHQTYCVQPPSESSDHYQTYCVQPPSESPDHYQTYCVQPPSESPDHYQTYCVPQ, from the exons ATGGCTGATGCTCCTGAGCCTCTGCTGTTATGGAA AGCCCAGACCATCACCAGACCCCCTGCGTTCAACCACCATCCGAGAGCCCAGACCATTACCAGACCCCCTGCGTTCAACCACCATCCGAGAGCCCAGACCATTACCAGACCCCCTGCGTTCAACCACCATCCGAGAGCCCAGACCATTACCAGATCTACTGCATTCAACCACCATCCGAGAGCCCAGACCATCACCAGACCCCCTGCGTTCAACCACCATCCGAGAGCCCAGACCATTACCAGATCTACTGCATTCAACCACCATCCGAGAGCCCAGACCATCACCAGACCTACTGCGTTCAACCACCATCCGAGAGCCCGGACCATCACCAGACCCCTGCGTTCAACCACCATCCGAGAGCCCAGACCATTACCAGACCTACTGCGTTCAACCACCATCCAAGAGCCCAGACCATCACCAGACCCCTGCGTTCAACCACCATCCGAGAGCCCAGACCATTACCAGACCCCCTGCGTTCAACCACCATCCGAGAGCCCAGACCATTACCAGACATACTGCGTTCAACCACCATCCAAGAGCCCAGACCATTACCAGATATACTGCATTCAACCACCATCCGAGAGCCCAGACCATCACCAGACCTACTGCGTTCAACCACCATCCGAGAGCTCAGACCATTACCAGACCTACTGCGTTCAACCACCATCCGAGAGCCCAGACCATTACCAGACCTACTGCGTTCAACCACCATCCGAGAGCCCAGACCATTACCAGACCTACTGCGTTCCACAGTAG